The genome window CCGTAGCAACACACATGGCTGTTGGGTCACTCAAACGAGCTTCGCATGCCTGTTTCATCCATAGTTCGAAAAGGGTCAATGGGTTTGGTGTTAAATCATGGCGTCTTAACCCACCTTTTGTGTATTCTCGACGTACTGCTGCGAGGTCAATCTCACCTAGTTCGTTCATTTTTGCATCCTTAACCACAATTATTTTTTATTGCTATTTTTAGGGTATATCGCCCCAAGCACAGTTTCTTGGCTTGCACCAGTTACAGAAGCCAAATTCCCTGAAAGCCCAGAAATGGTTCTAGCAGCTAACCATGCAAATGCCAAAGCTTCCATATCATCCCCACTCAAACCAAATTTATCACTTGGCGCCACTTCAATCCCAGGAAGTAAGGCTGCCATCCGCTGCATTAAAAAGGTATTTTTTGCTCCGCCACCGCAGACTATCAAACGCTCACAACCGCCACATAGTAACACTTGCTCTGCAATAGAGACTGCTGTCCAATTCGCACAACGTTGCTTGCACATCATCAACTGAAAATTGAAGGAAAATGAGCCAAATGCTGTTCTAACCATTGTGTGTTGAAATACTCTCGCCCCGTACTTTTCGGTGATGAACGCCTAAAGTATGGGTCACTTAGCATCGCTTTTAGTAATGCATGGTCAACTTGACCACGACTGGCCCATTCACCATCTTTATCGAATGCCTTTTGCTTAATACGCCAACTCCAGGTATCCATTAACATATTGCCAGGTCCAGTGTCATAACCTTTGACATAAGCACCAGGTAACAAAGCTGTTACATTAGCTATTCCACCAATATTTAGTACAATTCGTTTTTCTGTAGAATGCCCTAAAACAGCTAAATGAAATGCAGGAACTAAAGGTGCCCCCTGCCCCCCATAAGCCATATCTCTTCGCCGGAAATCACCTACCGTTGTGATCCCCGTTAAAGCCGCAATACGGTTATTATCACCTAACTGCATAGTAAAAGGTTGCTCGCCATCAGGCTCATGCCAAACAGTTTGACCATGGCAACCAATGGCAATGATATCTTCGGATGTTAGCCCTGTTTGAGTAAGAAGCTGGTTTATTGCATCTGCATATATAGAGCCTAGCTCTCTATCAATTTTACCAACCTCTGATAGCGTTGTTACTTGTCCTTGGCATATATCTAAAATTCTTTTTTTTAATTCAATAGGAAATGCAACACTCAAACTGGATTGCTCTGCGACAAATTTGTCACTAATTGCAGCAAGAACGACATCAACACCATCTAGGCTAGTTCCTGACATAACCCCTATGTAACGACCTGATTTCATCACTATTCTTGTTCCTTCAGAGTGCACATTAACTTTACAAAGCTCGACTACAAAAGATTGTGCTTTGATGACAAATTTTGTCAACAATTCGATGCAATTTCTCGGCGCGCTTCGCAGGAATAATAAATAAATGCTTTAAAACTCAAAATTGCTAGACAACCCAAATAAAAAAGACGTTTTGTAATACCTTAAATTTTCATTTCCAATATAATGGTACATAATACATTTATCAGCTCGGCATTACGGTTCTGTACCTCAGCTAAAGTTTTAACACCTTATTTCTGCTTGGCAACAGGTGCGAAAAGATGCTCATAAGCTGACTACCCTATATGAATATTTAACAAAGAGTGCCTTATTGAGTGAAATAATCGCGAATTTGAGATATTTTACCTAGTGTTTACACTCTATTTAAATCAATATCGGTAATCTAACCATCGCTTTTTAATACCATTATTTTGATACTTGTTGTGTTTATGGTGAAAACAAATATACGATGCTATGTTAGTGCCACAGACAGCAAATCTCATAGGAGTTCTTATGCTTAAGAAAGTTTTTGTAGGTGTTGTAGCAGTTGCAGCTTTATCAGGCTGTGTCAATACCAGTACGCTTTCTGGTGATACTATTTCAGCCAAGGATGCGAAACAGGTACAGACGGTGACTTATGGTACTGTTCTGAATGCTCGCCCTGTGACTATTCAAGCTGGTGAAGACGGCAACGTAATTGGAGCCATTGGTGGTGCAGTACTTGGTGGGTTATTAGGTAACACTATCGGTGGTGGGACAGGTAACACATTAGCAACTGCTGCGGGTGCTATCGCTGGTGGCTTAGCTGGCCAAGAAGCTCAAGGCGCATTAAATAGAAGCCAAGGTGTTCAATTAGAAATCCGCCTCGATAGCGGCAAAAACATTGTTGTAGTTCAAAAACAAGACCCAAACACCTTCCGTAATGGTCAACGCGTTATGATTGCAAATAGCGGAAATACCGTTACTGTATCTCCTCGATAATCTTACGGTTACTAAATTAGGTATGCTCACCGGCTATTGCCGGTGAGCATTTCTTATAAAAATATTACTGAATAATATAATAACTTTATGTTTTATAATCATATTTTATATTTATCATGCATGGCTTTTAAATAATGTAATTTCTTGTTTACACATAAATGCCTTGCTTTCAAACCAATAAACTTATTTTAGCTTATCCCCTCTAATCAATTGTTTGTTATTAATTAATACACACCAATGAATTAGCTAATTAAAAAAACAAAAGCAACGTCGAGACATACAATTTACAACCTTAATTATATTTCACATAAATCATTCAACAAGAACAATAACCGAGTGTGATTGCTCATTCTATTATTACCCTATAAAAATTGTATGAACCAATTATTTTTATTGCCAATTTAATAATTAGCATATCATTTATTAGCTAGTCATATTATTTTTACATCAAGAATCATTTTGTAGTCTTAAAATATTCTTTTCAAGCTTCAGAAGTAATTGTGACAACTGATAAAGCTCATCTTGGCTAATGTTATTCAATATTTCTAGACGCGTATTATTTATGACTTGATCTACAGTTTTAATAAAAGGTTCAGATTCTTCAGTTAATTTTATTCTTTTAGCTCTCCTATCATTTGTGCAAGTATGCCTAGAAATAAGTTTTTTTTCCTCCAACTGATCTAGAGTTCTTACTAATGAAGGCTGTTCAATACCAATCGCTTTCGCTAACTGTATTTGTGATTGTTCAGGTGGTAGTTGACTTATATTATGTAATGTAACCCAATGTGTCTGTGTAAGTTTAAGAGGCTTCAAACGATAGTCGATTAATGCTCTCCACATGCGAACAACACGTGATAACTCTGTCCCAATTTGTGATTCCAATTTACCCTCCTTTATATAATTATAATGTCTAAAAAACATACCGTCTTCATATTATTTTTTGAATTATATATTAATTTCCTTTTATATTTACAACTTTTTATTTATACATTAGCTATTAAATACCTATTTCTAGTTATAATGACTGGTTTATTATGTGGTATAACGCCCATTAATACTTCGCAAACTCATCCATTATCTCAACCTAGGCTTAATAAGATAACCTATCAATTATCT of Providencia rettgeri contains these proteins:
- the anmK_2 gene encoding Anhydro-N-acetylmuramic acid kinase gives rise to the protein MKSGRYIGVMSGTSLDGVDVVLAAISDKFVAEQSSLSVAFPIELKKRILDICQGQVTTLSEVGKIDRELGSIYADAINQLLTQTGLTSEDIIAIGCHGQTVWHEPDGEQPFTMQLGDNNRIAALTGITTVGDFRRRDMAYGGQGAPLVPAFHLAVLGHSTEKRIVLNIGGIANVTALLPGAYVKGYDTGPGNMLMDTWSWRIKQKAFDKDGEWASRGQVDHALLKAMLSDPYFRRSSPKSTGREYFNTQWLEQHLAHFPSIFS
- the slyB gene encoding Outer membrane lipoprotein slyB precursor, whose amino-acid sequence is MLKKVFVGVVAVAALSGCVNTSTLSGDTISAKDAKQVQTVTYGTVLNARPVTIQAGEDGNVIGAIGGAVLGGLLGNTIGGGTGNTLATAAGAIAGGLAGQEAQGALNRSQGVQLEIRLDSGKNIVVVQKQDPNTFRNGQRVMIANSGNTVTVSPR
- the slyA gene encoding Salmolysin; this translates as MESQIGTELSRVVRMWRALIDYRLKPLKLTQTHWVTLHNISQLPPEQSQIQLAKAIGIEQPSLVRTLDQLEEKKLISRHTCTNDRRAKRIKLTEESEPFIKTVDQVINNTRLEILNNISQDELYQLSQLLLKLEKNILRLQNDS
- the anmK_1 gene encoding Anhydro-N-acetylmuramic acid kinase, whose product is MMCKQRCANWTAVSIAEQVLLCGGCERLIVCGGGAKNTFLMQRMAALLPGIEVAPSDKFGLSGDDMEALAFAWLAARTISGLSGNLASVTGASQETVLGAIYPKNSNKK